The sequence below is a genomic window from Planctomycetota bacterium.
GACTTCGTGGCCGGCGTCGCCTTTGTTGGAGACGTGCTGGACGGGTTGCATCGGGTGCTCGCTGACGGCTTCGATCCCGCTCGTGGCGTGGAGATCGTGGTCGTCGGCCCAGGCACGCAGCAAAGCCGCGAGACGGGCATCCAGTTCGTCGCGCGCGTCGGTGCCGGCAGAGATCGGCTCCACGCCGGAGTCGCTCTGGCGCTCGGCCACCTCGTGCAGGACCATCTCGGCGAGGTTTTCCACGGGCAGACGCTGAATCGCGGTCCGGCCGACCCAGATCGACTCGACTGGCCCGGGGTACGCCAGAAGCGCCCGCTCGGCGGCCTCGACGGCGTCGGCGCGGGACGGGTAGCGGCCGCGGAAGGTTTCGCGGTCGAAGCTGAAGGCGTAGCCGTAGTCGGTGCTCATGTCAGTGCGGTCAGCAGTCTCAGTTTTTGACGGTATCGGCTCTGTGGCAACTTTCTGTTCTGTGTATCCTCTCCCGCATGCCAACTTTGGAGATGATCAAACACGCGAAGGATCGCGAAATGACCGAGCCACCGGCCCCCGTGCCGCTTCTCGATCTGCGCGCTCAGTACGACACGATTCGTCACGAAGTTCGACCGGTGATGGACGCCCTGTGCGAAAGCCAGGCGATGGTGCTGGGTCAGGCGGTCACCGATTTCGAGCAGGAACTCGCCGATTACTGTGGCACAAAGCACGCCATCGGCGTTTCCAGCGGCACCGACGCGCTCCTCGCGGCAATGATGGCACTGGACATCGTGCCGGGCGATGAGGTGATCGTCCCAGCGTTCACGTTCTTTGCGACGGCCGGATGTGTCAGTCGGATGGGCGCGACGCCGGTCTTTTGCGATATCGATCCGCACACGTTCAACCTCGATATCGAAGACGTCGCGCTGCGCATGACGCCCAAGACCAGGGCGATCGTGCCGGTTCACCTGTTCGGCCAGTGCGCGGACATGGAGGCGGTCAATGAGATCGCGTGCGATCCGAAGCTCGATCGGGCGGTCTGGGTGCTCGAAGACGCCGCCCAGGCCATCGGGGCCGAGCGTGGAGACAAAAAGGCGTGTCAGATGGGCTGGTGTGGAGCACTAAGCTTTTATCCGACTAAGAACCTCGGTGCGTTCGGCGACGCCGGGGCGGTCTGCTGTGACGACGATGCCTTTGCCGATCGGCTCCGCCGCGTCCGAGTCCACGGCAGCGGGCACACCTACTACCACGACGAGGTCGGCGGGAACTTCCGCA
It includes:
- a CDS encoding DegT/DnrJ/EryC1/StrS family aminotransferase, giving the protein MPTLEMIKHAKDREMTEPPAPVPLLDLRAQYDTIRHEVRPVMDALCESQAMVLGQAVTDFEQELADYCGTKHAIGVSSGTDALLAAMMALDIVPGDEVIVPAFTFFATAGCVSRMGATPVFCDIDPHTFNLDIEDVALRMTPKTRAIVPVHLFGQCADMEAVNEIACDPKLDRAVWVLEDAAQAIGAERGDKKACQMGWCGALSFYPTKNLGAFGDAGAVCCDDDAFADRLRRVRVHGSGHTYYHDEVGGNFRIDALQAAVLQVKLRHLDSWAAGRRQHAATYDELLADSPVVTPHIESGNTSVYNQYVVRVQNRDAVRKRLGERGIGSGVYYPLGLHEQKCFAHLGFKRGDFPETEKACEEVLALPVFPELQPEQIEQVACELIDAVESVG